Below is a genomic region from Granulicella sp. L56.
CGTGCGACCGGTGGCAGCTCTTCGTTCCAACTGCTGAATTCAACGGTCGATAGTGTCACAACCTATGTCGACAGTACGGTCCAAAGCGGTTCGACATACACCTATATTGTAAAAAGCGTTGATGGTTCCGGCGTCGTGAGCGTCGCTTCTAACCAGGTCAACGTGACCATTCCTTAGCAGCCTCCAATTCCGTACGCATATCCGCGCCCGGCTGCGTATCAGTCTGAGCTAAGATTTATGGCATTTCTGCGCAATCCATCCTTTTACGCATTCTTCGCCAGATGGCACACAACATTGAACAGAGACGAGCACGAAGAAGTTCAAACGTATTTTGGGCGTAACTCCCGGCCAGTATGTTCCACACTCAGATTCGATTTAGCGAAAATCTATCCTGAAAGATCACTAACTGAATAAACTCCAGGATCGCTTGTGCTGGGCCTCCCCGTCTCAACATGCCCGGCGAAGCGACGAAAGAACGCGGAGTCTTCTTTATCTTCTATTGAAATGTCAAACCATCCTGAACTGGATGCAAGCAGCCACGAATCCTCTGTCCTTGCACCGGCCGCTAGCTCATAGTGTCTTGTTTCGGAATTCCCATAGCTGTTCCGGACTATTAGCGCACATGACGCTGCTCCTTCATTGACGAGCGTGAGATAGACATCGCCGGACTGTCTATCGTAGTGCACCGTTGCTTCAGGCTTCGACGTTGCCGCTTTTCGGACAGAAGGAAAGCGGCCCTTGAAATGAAAAAGGGAGCCATTCGGCCCATAGATGGATAGATCATAGCCAGCTTCGTTCTTGAGCGGCTCCCAGTAGTCGGAGAGTGTTTTCGATGCTGAGAGAGCATAACGCCGCGGGGATTGATGCGGCGCACGCCCGTTATAAACATAGAAAGCTACGCCTGCACGGTCTACATTTTCAAAATCGATCCACACCTTTTCTTCCTCAATGCGGCATCGTGTCGAAAACTCATAAGGCAATGGTCGAGCAGGCCGGACGCCGGGCTCTTGCAAAGGCATCTTTTGAATCATCGGAACTCTATACGGCTGGTGACGAGAAACGATGGGCTCAGGTACAACGAACAAAGAAACTTTAGCGTCCGACACGCTAGAAAAGTCGAAGGCGGACGTGAGATCCCCACAAACTGCTCGGCGCCATTTACTGATATTCGGTTCCTGTACACCAAAACGAGCTTCAAGAAACTGCAATACTGAAGTATGGTCGAAGGTCTGCGAACAAACCCATCCGCCTTTCGTCCAGGGAGACACAATCAACATTGGCACCCTCGGCCCTAGTCCAACCGGTTGTAAGCCCCTAGCATCGGCGCCCGGAATCAGCGGGTGCTCCTCTTTGCCGTACCTGTCCATATCAACGAACTCGTCCTTCAGGCTATCGGCCAGATCGTCTGACACTCGCCCTTGTGCATTCATTGCCTGTGTATTTGGGGGCATTGGCGGCACAACATGATCGAAGAGGCCATCATTCTCGTCATAGTTAATCAAAAAAGCCGTCTTGCCCCATATCTCTGGCTTTGAAGTAAGTGCTTCCAGAACGAGATTGATATAGTAAGCGCCATCGGTAGGTGAAGCTTCAGGATGCTCACAATACTTATAAGGTGCCACGATCCATGAAACCTGCGGCAATCGGTTATTTTGGACATCATCGTGAAAATCTACAAGCGTATGCGTTGAAGCACCTTTTTGCACTAATGCACTTGTAGCCGATGCCCCTTCTGCTACTTGGTACTGAGCAAAAAATTCAAGAGAGTTATCCGTGTAATTATCTGTTGGAGTTCCGGGAACACCAGAACCTCCTTGATAAACCTTCCAACTCACATTGTTTGCTTCAAGGCGCTCAGAGTATGTTGTCCAGGTATAGCCATTTACTTTCCCCCGTTCTTCAAGTGCTGGCCCGTTTGGCTTAGTTCCATGTGTATTACGCGGATCGCATGTTCCCGTCCATAGATAGATTCGATTGACCAGTGTGTCAGCAAACGCAGAGCAGAAATAAGAATCGCAAAGCGTAAAGGCATCGGCAAGAGCATAATGAAAGCTAACGTCTTCGCGCTTCAGATAGCCCATGGTCAGCACGTCTTGCTTCTGATTTACCCACTGGTCGTACTTACCGTGATTCCAGGCAAGATGGCCACTGCTCCAGCCATGATCTGTGCCTGCTTGATATTCGGTTGTATTCTTCGGGTTTAGATACCATGGCAAAATATGTTTTGCATGTGCAGACAAACCGCGATTATGATAGCGCTTCGTCTTAATCTTAGCTGGCGGCTGATACCAGATCGGGTTCCCATTCGGCAATTTAACAGGCCGAGGATCATTGAAGCCGCGAACTCCACGTAGCGATCCAAAATAATGATCGAACGAGCGGTTCTCCTGCATCAGGATCACAACATGTCCAACGTCTTGTATAGAGCCCTTCGTCCGATTGGCTGGAAGAGCAAGCGCTTTGCGGATGCTCTGTGGCAACAGCGCCGTACCGGTTGCTGCTGCTGCCATGCGAAGAAACTCTCGTCTGTTCTTGCTTTGACCCACCAAACAAATCTCCTGAATTCAATTTATTATCTCGCACAACATTCACTCTCAATCGGCGGCATCTGTGCAACAAGGATGGCCCGGTAGGCCACCCTTATTGTGCTGATCGCCGAGCGGCTATGAAAGCTGCAACTTAGAATTGCAATCTTAGAGACACCTGCCCTGTGCGGTTGCCGCTGAAATCTCCAAGTCTGGCGCTAGTAATAACGCCGAACTGAGGACTGGAGATATCTACATTCGGATCTGCCAGATTAGTGTGGTTGACGACATTGGTGAAGGTTCCCTCGGCGCGGAGCGATACTCCCTCTGTGATCGCAAAGCTCTTGCTCAGCCCCGTCGATAGATTGAAGGTCCCGGGGCCGACAACCGAGCCCATCTGCTCGTTACCGAACCGTCCGATTGGAAGGGGATCTGCGATTCCGTTCCGAATCTGACCGTCGCCAGTGTGGCACGGATTGCCGGGGATCCAACTTGGGTCGCCAGGACAGACGAACGATGTCTTTTTGATCCAGTTATTTCGATTTTGGCCAGCAGGAACATAGCTTCCACTAACACGGTCCGTCTTCTGAGTATGGTGACCAAGATCGCCATAAAGACCTCCATTGAGCCCCGAACCGGTGCCGGATGGATCACCTTGTCCACTGTCGAAGTACGGAGAAAGGAATGGACCGGTCTGCAGAAGAAGAATATTCGAGATCTGCCAACCGCCCACTGCTGCGTCAAGTACGCGGTTCATCTTGCCGCCATACCGGAGTCCGCGGCCTATCGGAATGGCATACACCATCGTGGTGTTCCAGCGATGACGTCGAGTTCCATAGATCTGACCAAAATCAACATTTGGATCATACCCATACGATGCTCGGCCACCGCCAGTCTCACCGGTAAAGCTGCCGCTGCCAGGGCCCTGGTTATTGGAAAGATTTTTAGCTAACGTGTACGTCGAGTCGAAGGTCAGGCCATTGGAAAGGTGGTGTGAAAGCTCCATCTGCATCGACTGATAGTTTGAGGCAGCTCCTGTAGAACGTGTATTGATGCGGCCCCAGTTGGGAAAGGGACGCGCGGAGAGTGGCTGATAGTATGCCGACATCGTGCTGGAGTACGGAAGATCATTTAGATTGGGTGCCCATACCAGGTGATGTGAAGTCATGCCGATGTACGAGACACGCAAGCCGTAATTATGTCCAAGATCGCGATCGACAGAGAGTGATACCTGCTCTGAGTATGGATCTTTCCAGTTGATATCGTTGGCTGTTCCAAAGTAAGCCTGGCCATAGGCGGCAGCATTACTGTTTTCGCCAGCGCCCGCATATATCTGCGGCCAGACATAGGATGGGCCTGTTGGAGTAAGTAAATTTTGATAGGTCTCGGTCCCTGACTGCAGTGTTCCTGTCAAGGAGTAGAAGTTACCTCCAAGTAAGGTGATGTTATACATGCCAAAACCACCGCGGATAACTGTTCTGTCGTTGCTGAAGGGACGGTAGGCAAACCCCAGCCGCGGGAAGAACCGCTTTTTAGATGAGAGGCGAAGGCCGTCCGGCAGGCCTGCTTGAGAATTGGAGAGCGTCGGTGTACACGCTGCGCCATTTTGCGCGGGGAGTCCGCTCGACTGACCAAGCCCACAGGAATTGAAAGAGTCGATAAATGGGATATCGACGATGCTTCCCTTCCCGTCTGGATAGATGACGCGGCCTGACTTGGCAACCGATGGATCAAAGTTTCCGATATTGCCCGAAGGGTCATGGTATGCAGGGTGAAATTCCCAACGAATACCGTAGCTCAGAGTGAGTCGATCGGTCACCTTCCACTGATCTTGCGCATAGGCCTGATAGTGCATGGTCTGGCCATCGTTATCGGACTGCACGACATCGTAGAACGTATTGTTGGGTGCACCAATAAGGAAGTCTGCAAACTCCTGGCCCGTAAAGGTGGCGCTGGAGTAATCGAAGGTCCCATAATTGTCGGCTCCGTTGAACCCGAGCGGAGTGATGGCTTCGATTTTCCGGACATCAACGCCAAATTTCATGCTATGGCGTCCCTTCGTCCAACTTAGCCCATCGGTGTAGACGAAGGTGCGGGATTTAGTGAGCGAATTTAACCGATCTGCGTCGAGTTCAGTGAGAAAACTAAAATCGAGTTCAGGTAGTCCGTTGTAGAAAAGATTTTGCAAACCGACAAGGCCACTGCCTTGAGCAAAGCTCTTTCCGTCGAAAGAATTCGTGTTGCCTGTAGTTTGAAGCGTCGCACCGATGCGAAGCTCATTTTCCAGATTTGCAGTAAAGCTGTAGTTGAATGCTCCAAGAAAGACACGGTTTTGGCTGATATGTGAACTGGACGGAACCATTAGATTATTAGGGCTCGCCTGGTTGAGATTTTTCCAGGTAAACCGCCCAAAAATAAGAGCCTTCTTGCCAAGATACTGGTCGCCACGAACATCAAATTGGTTCGAGAAAAGTGAATTCTCTTGATTGGTTGCGTAGTTGACGGTGCCAGGAATATAGACGTTAGGATTTCCGAGATTAGGATCCGGAAAGAATTGAAGAAATTTTTGCGACACGGAATTCAGTGGAACTGTGTAATTTGGATAAGTTCCACCCGTGAAGGGGTCCTTAAGAGGTGTAACCCCTTGTACGCCAGAAAAATCACCACTCTTCATAGCGGTGGTTGGCACTTCAAA
It encodes:
- a CDS encoding fibronectin type III domain-containing protein; the encoded protein is TLDNNSTNNPAPAITLTGTGTTATHEVDLSWNPPVTSIDPVAGYNIYRATGGSSSFQLLNSTVDSVTTYVDSTVQSGSTYTYIVKSVDGSGVVSVASNQVNVTIP
- a CDS encoding phosphocholine-specific phospholipase C, whose amino-acid sequence is MGQSKNRREFLRMAAAATGTALLPQSIRKALALPANRTKGSIQDVGHVVILMQENRSFDHYFGSLRGVRGFNDPRPVKLPNGNPIWYQPPAKIKTKRYHNRGLSAHAKHILPWYLNPKNTTEYQAGTDHGWSSGHLAWNHGKYDQWVNQKQDVLTMGYLKREDVSFHYALADAFTLCDSYFCSAFADTLVNRIYLWTGTCDPRNTHGTKPNGPALEERGKVNGYTWTTYSERLEANNVSWKVYQGGSGVPGTPTDNYTDNSLEFFAQYQVAEGASATSALVQKGASTHTLVDFHDDVQNNRLPQVSWIVAPYKYCEHPEASPTDGAYYINLVLEALTSKPEIWGKTAFLINYDENDGLFDHVVPPMPPNTQAMNAQGRVSDDLADSLKDEFVDMDRYGKEEHPLIPGADARGLQPVGLGPRVPMLIVSPWTKGGWVCSQTFDHTSVLQFLEARFGVQEPNISKWRRAVCGDLTSAFDFSSVSDAKVSLFVVPEPIVSRHQPYRVPMIQKMPLQEPGVRPARPLPYEFSTRCRIEEEKVWIDFENVDRAGVAFYVYNGRAPHQSPRRYALSASKTLSDYWEPLKNEAGYDLSIYGPNGSLFHFKGRFPSVRKAATSKPEATVHYDRQSGDVYLTLVNEGAASCALIVRNSYGNSETRHYELAAGARTEDSWLLASSSGWFDISIEDKEDSAFFRRFAGHVETGRPSTSDPGVYSVSDLSG
- a CDS encoding TonB-dependent receptor, whose amino-acid sequence is MRLTIVVRSLILVLAVTILSACPVIAQSIQGSILGTVKDQTGAAVPNASVKITDTDTGVSRTVTSNSAGDYQLLNIPADHYMVEINAEGFQSEVLRDLTLTARQQLRADAALTVGKIDQQVTVDAASAGTIQTETASIDASLSAVAVRDLPANYRASTSGTSPLTIIQTLPGVQADSSGNYSVQGGLPFQTEVSVDGITIQSSTGNSPMADALPSGDSISEIRVDGVLNNAEFGQPGEVTSITKGGTNHLHGALFWYHQESAFNATPYGSLTKPHVSTNDFGITAGGPVYIPHLYNGHDKTFFFTTYEGYRGPRTTPAQFEVPTTAMKSGDFSGVQGVTPLKDPFTGGTYPNYTVPLNSVSQKFLQFFPDPNLGNPNVYIPGTVNYATNQENSLFSNQFDVRGDQYLGKKALIFGRFTWKNLNQASPNNLMVPSSSHISQNRVFLGAFNYSFTANLENELRIGATLQTTGNTNSFDGKSFAQGSGLVGLQNLFYNGLPELDFSFLTELDADRLNSLTKSRTFVYTDGLSWTKGRHSMKFGVDVRKIEAITPLGFNGADNYGTFDYSSATFTGQEFADFLIGAPNNTFYDVVQSDNDGQTMHYQAYAQDQWKVTDRLTLSYGIRWEFHPAYHDPSGNIGNFDPSVAKSGRVIYPDGKGSIVDIPFIDSFNSCGLGQSSGLPAQNGAACTPTLSNSQAGLPDGLRLSSKKRFFPRLGFAYRPFSNDRTVIRGGFGMYNITLLGGNFYSLTGTLQSGTETYQNLLTPTGPSYVWPQIYAGAGENSNAAAYGQAYFGTANDINWKDPYSEQVSLSVDRDLGHNYGLRVSYIGMTSHHLVWAPNLNDLPYSSTMSAYYQPLSARPFPNWGRINTRSTGAASNYQSMQMELSHHLSNGLTFDSTYTLAKNLSNNQGPGSGSFTGETGGGRASYGYDPNVDFGQIYGTRRHRWNTTMVYAIPIGRGLRYGGKMNRVLDAAVGGWQISNILLLQTGPFLSPYFDSGQGDPSGTGSGLNGGLYGDLGHHTQKTDRVSGSYVPAGQNRNNWIKKTSFVCPGDPSWIPGNPCHTGDGQIRNGIADPLPIGRFGNEQMGSVVGPGTFNLSTGLSKSFAITEGVSLRAEGTFTNVVNHTNLADPNVDISSPQFGVITSARLGDFSGNRTGQVSLRLQF